The genomic region AATGGCTTCAAGAATATATTTTGGCAAATCAGTACAAAAGATTACCCTGCCTGAAGCAGCCTTACTGGCAGGATTAATAAGAGCACCAAATACATACTCTCCATACAATGATCTTGTTAAAGCAAAACAGCGTCAGGAGACAGTGCTTGAAAGAATGGAAAAGGAAGAGTTGATTACTCCACAGGAAAGAAAAAGAGCATCTTCACAGCCTCTTCATCTGAGTTCATTGAGAATTTCCACTGAAAACTATAACTACTTCCTTGAGTATGTAAGAAAACAGCTTGAGGAAAACTTTGATATTGAGAGAATATACAAGGGGAATTTAAGAGTTTATACAACCCTTGACCCCCATGCCCAGCGGGCAGCGCAGAGAGCTCTGCAGGAAGGACTTAGAGATGTGGATAAAAGGATTGGCTGGCGAGGTCCAATTAGTAAGGTTTCTATAAAAAATAATGAAGAAAAGGAAGAAAAAACTGCCTTTAGCCCAGCAGTTGGAGATATTGCAAAAGGTATTGTTGTTTCTGTTTCACCAAATCAGGCAGTTGTGAAAGCAAGAGGATTGAAAGGCAAACTGAATTTACAGGATGCTTTATGGGCAAGCAAAATAGTTGACCATTCGGGGAAAGTTAAAATCATAAAAAACTTTCATCTTACAGACGTCTTACATCCAGGCGATGTAATAATGGTTAGGTTCAAATCAATTGGCAGGGAAATTCTCTTTTCCCTTGAGCAGGAACCAGAAATAGAGGGAGCTCTGGTCGCATTGGATCCGCAATCAGGATATATAAGAGCAATGGTGGGTGGATACAGTTTTCAGAGAGGAGAGTTCAATAGAGCAGTTTATGCTCGCAGACAGCCGGGAAGCAGTTTTAAACCATTTGTTTATGCCACTGCAATAGAAAAAGGATTTACACCAGAAAGCACCATTCTTGATGAGCCAATCAGTTACAGAACAGGGCTAAAAGAATGGGCACCATCCAACTATGATGGTGAATTCTGGGGGGAGATAACCCTAAGAAGAGCGCTGGCTTTCTCAAGAAATGTTCCTACAGTTAGATTGGCAGAAATGCTCGGAGTTGATTCAATAATAAATCTTGCCAGAAGAGCAGGAATTAACTCAGAAATGCCAGCAGATCTAACTCTTGCCCTTGGTAGCCTTAGTGTTTCTCCTTTGGAGTTAACTTCAGCCTTTGCTGTATTTGCCAATGGAGGTAAAAGAATTAAGCCAATAGCAATAAAATATGTAACTGATGCCTCTGGCAAAATTTTACTTCAGAATGAGCCTCAGCTTGAGGAGGCAATCTCACCTGAAGTTGCTTACACCATTACGGACATGCTCAGGGATGTTGTCGCTTATGGAACAGGAACAAGAGCGAACATTGGAAGACCCGTAGCAGGCAAAACAGGAACGAGTAATGATTTTAAAGATGCATGGTTTATTGGATACACACCACAACTTGTTGCTGGAGTCTGGGTTGGCTATGATGATATGAGAAAAAGTCTTGGAGCTGGAGAAGCAGGTGGAAGGGTTTCTGCTCCAATATGGGCTCAATTCATGAAAGAAGCTCTGGCTAATAAAGAAATACGAGATTTTACTTTGCCTGCATCTACTCAGGAATCCAGAGAAAGCTCAAAAAATCCTGAAGTCCAGAAAGATTCTAATAATCAAACAATTAACATTATGCCAAGATAAAAGGAGTTTAATATGAAAATAGTGATTTTTGGGCTTGGAGCTTTAGGAACAGTTTTTGCTACCTGCCTTAAATCAAGGGGGCATACTGTTTTTGGACTAACAAAAGATAAGTATATCAATGAGCTCAAAGATAAAAGATTAAAAATAAAGGGACTTTTTGGAGAAAAAGAAGCTCAATTAGATGAAATCTTTACAAATATTGAACAAATTCAGGATAGAGATTTAGACCTCATCATTGTCTCAGTTAAAGCCTACGATACTCAAACAGCAATTAATCAGATTAAACCAATAATCGGACAGAACACGCTTGTTTTACTTGCTCAAAATGGATATGGAAATTATGAAATAGCGAGCTCTATCTTAGGTAAAGAAAGAGTAATTCTTTCAAGAATAATCTTTGGTGCAAAAATTGTTGAAACAGGAATGGCTGAAGTAACTGTTTTTGCCGATGATATAGTTATTGGACAGCCTGACAATGCGATTCCTGAAGAAAAATTAGTTGAAATTGCAAAATTTTTCAATGAGGCAGGGCTTCCTACAAGGGTATCTCAGGATGTTTATGCAATACTGTGGGATAAAATTCTTTATAACTCTGCATTAAATCCTCTGGGCGCAATTCTTGAATGCAGTTACGGTACTCTTGCAGAGCATGAGGAAACAAGAAAGATAATGGATAAAATTGTTGAAGAGATCTTCAATGTTGCAAAAATAAAGAAAATAAAACTTAACTGGAAAGACTACAGAGAATATCTTCATCATTTTTATGAAAAACTCGTTCCTCCTACAGCAAAGCATTATCCATCAATGTATTATGATATAAAAAATGGTAAAAAAACCGAGATAGATGCATTAAACGGAGCAGTTGTAAGAATTGCAAAGGAATGCAATATATCAGTTCCTGTGAATGAAACGATTACAAATCTTATAAAGGCAAAAGAAAATTTTGTAAAAATTGAATAAAAATTTCTTTTATTTGAACATCTTTTTATGGTAAATTATCACATGATTGATTTTATTTTTAATCCAGACTCTATAGCTGTTGTGGGTGCCTCTTCTGAAGAAAAAAAAGTAGGGAATGCTGTCCTTAAAAACCTTATTAATGGATATACTGGCAAAATATATCCTGTAAACCCTTCAAGAACTGAGATACTTTCACTGCCCTGTTATCCTTCTGTATCAGCCATACAGAATAGAGTTGATCTTGCCATAATAGTAATTCCAGCTAAGGCAGTAGCAGAAGCTTTAAAAGATTGTGCCCGTGCAGGAGTCAAAGGAGTTGTTGTAATAACTGCAGGTTTTAAAGAAATTGGTGGTGATGGTGTAGCAAGAGAAAAAGAAATTGTAGAGATTGTAAGAACTTCAGGAATGAGAATGGTTGGTCCAAATTGCCTTGGTGTGATGAACACTAAAAATAAAATGAATGCTTCTTTTGCAGCTGAGCTACCCCCATCAGGAAGAGTTGCTTTCTTTTCTCAATCAGGAGCCTTAGGAGTCGCAATTATAGACTGGGCAATAGAAAATAATTTTGGTTTTTCAAAATTTGTGAGCTTTGGCAATAAAGCTGACCTTAATGAAACTGATTTTCTTGAATACTTTGCAAAAGACCCTGATACTGATGTAATTCTTGGATATATTGAAGATGTTGTGGATGGCAAAAGATTTCTTCAGGTAGCTAAAGAAGTCACAAAAATCAAGCCTGTAATACTGATAAAATCAGGTGCCACAGAAGCAGGTGCTCGTGCTGCATCCAGTCATACAGGAGCCCTTGCTGGTTCTGATAGAGCTTTTACAGAGGCTTTCAGAAAAACAGGTATCATCAGAGCTTCAGGGATTCAGGAATTATTTGATACAGCTGAAATGTTTATTTCAAGAAAAACTCCCAGAGGTAGAAGGCTTTTAATTATCACAAATGCTGGAGGACCTGGCATCATTGCAGCAGATGCTGCAGATAACCTCAGGATAAAACTTGATCCAATGACCAGAGCATCAATAGATGCAATAGCTGAAAAACTGCCTCCAACTGCCTCTCTTTACAACCCTGTTGACATAATTGGAGATGCAACCTCAGAAAGATATAAAGTTGTTCTTGAACAGGCTATTAAAGATGAAGCTGTAGAAGGAATCTGCGTAATTCTTACTCCTCAGGCAATGACAGATGTTGACAACATTGCTGATGTCGTAATTTCTTCAGCAAACAACACAGATAAACCTGTTTTTACCACATTTATTGGAGGACAGAGAGTAAGAAATGCAGTGAACAAGTTAAAACAGTCAAGAATTCCTTCTTTTAGTGACCCTGCTGTAGCTGTTAATGCTTATAGAAAACTCATTGATTTTGTAGAACTTAGAAAGAAAAAGATATCCGATGAAACTCAAATACAGATATCATCTGAAAACATTGAAAAAGCAAGACAGATTCTTCAAAATATGCAGTCTCAGGGAATTTCTGAGATTGGTGGAGAAGAGGCAATGCAAATACTCTCACTTTACGGATTTTCTTTCCCTGAGAGAGCTCTTGCAAAAACTCCTATGGAAGCAGTTGCAATTGCAGAAAGAATAGGCTATCCAGTGGTCATGAAGGTTTCCTCACCCCATATTCTTCATAAAACAGATGTTGGCGGAGTAAAACTAAATCTCAACAATGATAGAGCTGTTTACAACGCCTTTGTAGAAATAACAACAAATGTTAAAAGAGTTATGCCAGAGGCATACATAGAGGGTGTAATGATTTATGAGATGGTTTCAGGTGGTAAAGAAGTTATTCTTGGAGTAAGCCATGATAGAACTTTCGGACACATGATTATGTTCGGACTTGGAGGAATTTATGTTGAGGTGCTCAAGGATGTTTCTTTCAGAATAGTCCCTGTTACAGAAGAGGAAGCCTTTGACATGATAAATGAAATTAAAGCAAGCAGAATACTGGATGGGGTAAGAGGTGAAAAACCCTATGATAAAAATGACATAGCAAACTGCATAAGAAAGCTTTCAAGGCTGGTTATGGATTTCCCCATGATTAAAGAAATTGACATTAATCCATACATGGTATTCAATAACGGTGGTATTGGACTTGATGCAAGAATAATAATTTAAAGAGCGAAGGAGTTTAGAAGGAGGGAGAAATGATACCAATTTTTATAATATCAAACAGAGCCTTCACAGGGAAAAACTTTTTTGCCTTAGGACTGGCTCTTACGCTTAAGGAACGAGGGTTTAAAGTAGGATATATAAGACCACTTGGAAGAATTCCTATTAAAAAGGGTGAAGAGATATTTGATGAAGAAGCTGTCTTCATAAAGGAACTTTTAGGGCTTGAAGAGCCTTTAAGTGTAATATCTCCTTTTGTTTTTACTTATGAAACACAGTACAGACTTTTTGAAGGAGCGGATTTAAAAGTAAAAGAAAGAGTTATGAATTCTTTTTCAAAGCAAAACAATAAAGATTTTGTGCTTGTTGTAGGACCAAATAACATATTTGAAGGATTTGCTCTTGGAATTGATTCTATAAGCTTATTAAAAGAAACTGATGGCAAGGTTATAGCAATTCAACACTGGGATAGTGAGCTCGCTATGGATGATATATTTGGCATAAGGCAGCTAAGTAGTGAAAAATTTATTGGTGCAGTGATAAATAAAGTTCCTCCTGAGCAGTTTCATCATGTTAAAGAAAAAGTAGCTACCTTCATGGAAGGAAAAGGCATAAAAGTTCTGGGAGTTTTTAAAAAAGATAAATTTCTTGAAGCAGTTACAGTAAGAAGACTTATGGAAGCAATAAATGGTGGTTTGGTCTGCTGCGAGAATAAACTTGATGAGTTCGTTGAAAATCTCTCAATTGGAGCAATGGATCCTGAAACAGCTCTTTCATACTTTTTAAGAATTCCTAATAAAGCAGTGATAACAGGGATTCACAGAACAGACATTCAGATTGTTGCAATGGAAACCTCTACGAAGTGCCTGATACTTACTGGTGGAATGCATGCTAATGAAACTGTAACAGGAATTGCCAGAGCTAAAGGTATTCCAATTATTGTTACCCCTCTGGATACATTCACAGCAGTTGACAGAATGGAAAAACTTATGGGTAAAGCTGTGATAAGAGAAAAGGACAAAGCAATGAAAGCAAAAGAAGTTGTCAGTACTGAATTTGACATTGAAGAATTTTTAAGAAGAACTAAATGATTGATATAGAACAGATTCTTCTTGAAAAAGCAAACATCCTTGTTGAAGCTCTCCCTTACATAAGAAAGTTTTATGGTAAAACCTTTGTTATAAAATACGGAGGTGCTGCGCAGAAGGAATCTTTTTTAAAA from Thermodesulfovibrio sp. 3907-1M harbors:
- the acs gene encoding acetate--CoA ligase alpha subunit gives rise to the protein MIDFIFNPDSIAVVGASSEEKKVGNAVLKNLINGYTGKIYPVNPSRTEILSLPCYPSVSAIQNRVDLAIIVIPAKAVAEALKDCARAGVKGVVVITAGFKEIGGDGVAREKEIVEIVRTSGMRMVGPNCLGVMNTKNKMNASFAAELPPSGRVAFFSQSGALGVAIIDWAIENNFGFSKFVSFGNKADLNETDFLEYFAKDPDTDVILGYIEDVVDGKRFLQVAKEVTKIKPVILIKSGATEAGARAASSHTGALAGSDRAFTEAFRKTGIIRASGIQELFDTAEMFISRKTPRGRRLLIITNAGGPGIIAADAADNLRIKLDPMTRASIDAIAEKLPPTASLYNPVDIIGDATSERYKVVLEQAIKDEAVEGICVILTPQAMTDVDNIADVVISSANNTDKPVFTTFIGGQRVRNAVNKLKQSRIPSFSDPAVAVNAYRKLIDFVELRKKKISDETQIQISSENIEKARQILQNMQSQGISEIGGEEAMQILSLYGFSFPERALAKTPMEAVAIAERIGYPVVMKVSSPHILHKTDVGGVKLNLNNDRAVYNAFVEITTNVKRVMPEAYIEGVMIYEMVSGGKEVILGVSHDRTFGHMIMFGLGGIYVEVLKDVSFRIVPVTEEEAFDMINEIKASRILDGVRGEKPYDKNDIANCIRKLSRLVMDFPMIKEIDINPYMVFNNGGIGLDARIII
- a CDS encoding ketopantoate reductase family protein; translated protein: MKIVIFGLGALGTVFATCLKSRGHTVFGLTKDKYINELKDKRLKIKGLFGEKEAQLDEIFTNIEQIQDRDLDLIIVSVKAYDTQTAINQIKPIIGQNTLVLLAQNGYGNYEIASSILGKERVILSRIIFGAKIVETGMAEVTVFADDIVIGQPDNAIPEEKLVEIAKFFNEAGLPTRVSQDVYAILWDKILYNSALNPLGAILECSYGTLAEHEETRKIMDKIVEEIFNVAKIKKIKLNWKDYREYLHHFYEKLVPPTAKHYPSMYYDIKNGKKTEIDALNGAVVRIAKECNISVPVNETITNLIKAKENFVKIE
- a CDS encoding DRTGG domain-containing protein: MIPIFIISNRAFTGKNFFALGLALTLKERGFKVGYIRPLGRIPIKKGEEIFDEEAVFIKELLGLEEPLSVISPFVFTYETQYRLFEGADLKVKERVMNSFSKQNNKDFVLVVGPNNIFEGFALGIDSISLLKETDGKVIAIQHWDSELAMDDIFGIRQLSSEKFIGAVINKVPPEQFHHVKEKVATFMEGKGIKVLGVFKKDKFLEAVTVRRLMEAINGGLVCCENKLDEFVENLSIGAMDPETALSYFLRIPNKAVITGIHRTDIQIVAMETSTKCLILTGGMHANETVTGIARAKGIPIIVTPLDTFTAVDRMEKLMGKAVIREKDKAMKAKEVVSTEFDIEEFLRRTK
- a CDS encoding PBP1A family penicillin-binding protein, whose product is MKIKLILITVVVLIAFLAGAGFALFRDIPSIKDFEKVKPTQGTKVYAEDGTLIGEFKIQKGIYIPLSLIPKHLIDAVVATEDNRFWKHKGIDYIGIGRALITDILHMSLKEGGSTITQQLAKIMFLTPEKTLSRKIKEAYLAMKIEKELSKEKILELYLNNVYFGHGAYGVEMASRIYFGKSVQKITLPEAALLAGLIRAPNTYSPYNDLVKAKQRQETVLERMEKEELITPQERKRASSQPLHLSSLRISTENYNYFLEYVRKQLEENFDIERIYKGNLRVYTTLDPHAQRAAQRALQEGLRDVDKRIGWRGPISKVSIKNNEEKEEKTAFSPAVGDIAKGIVVSVSPNQAVVKARGLKGKLNLQDALWASKIVDHSGKVKIIKNFHLTDVLHPGDVIMVRFKSIGREILFSLEQEPEIEGALVALDPQSGYIRAMVGGYSFQRGEFNRAVYARRQPGSSFKPFVYATAIEKGFTPESTILDEPISYRTGLKEWAPSNYDGEFWGEITLRRALAFSRNVPTVRLAEMLGVDSIINLARRAGINSEMPADLTLALGSLSVSPLELTSAFAVFANGGKRIKPIAIKYVTDASGKILLQNEPQLEEAISPEVAYTITDMLRDVVAYGTGTRANIGRPVAGKTGTSNDFKDAWFIGYTPQLVAGVWVGYDDMRKSLGAGEAGGRVSAPIWAQFMKEALANKEIRDFTLPASTQESRESSKNPEVQKDSNNQTINIMPR